The following proteins are co-located in the Dyadobacter chenwenxiniae genome:
- a CDS encoding DUF4230 domain-containing protein produces MRALSWIIRLLMLILLLAGLNSVWNNFRAGNWVPDWMSSKEQSETTHALVLQEISAMGKLELVKYNFKDVVEQQIVKMWLPNAKAILIVQGEAIGCVDLTKIEIADITSENEALVINMPEPELCVFKIDHSKSRVYNTEYAFNEEAKLVQEAYKQAEKQIQKSALDMGILDQTKENARKILTPVLEKVSGKKVILKFPLNTKIEKLR; encoded by the coding sequence ATGCGTGCATTATCGTGGATTATACGCCTGCTGATGCTCATTTTGCTGCTCGCCGGGCTTAATTCGGTCTGGAATAATTTCCGGGCAGGCAACTGGGTTCCTGACTGGATGAGCAGCAAAGAACAAAGTGAAACCACGCACGCGCTCGTGTTGCAGGAGATCAGTGCGATGGGGAAGCTGGAACTGGTAAAGTATAATTTCAAAGATGTTGTGGAACAGCAAATTGTCAAAATGTGGCTGCCCAACGCAAAGGCTATTTTAATTGTACAGGGCGAGGCTATTGGCTGTGTGGATTTGACTAAAATCGAAATTGCCGATATTACTTCCGAAAATGAAGCGCTGGTTATCAATATGCCCGAGCCTGAGCTATGTGTCTTTAAAATTGACCATAGCAAATCGAGGGTTTATAACACTGAATATGCTTTCAACGAAGAGGCGAAACTGGTTCAGGAAGCATATAAGCAGGCTGAAAAGCAGATCCAGAAATCGGCACTGGATATGGGTATTTTAGATCAAACCAAAGAAAATGCACGCAAAATACTGACCCCGGTTCTGGAAAAAGTTTCGGGGAAAAAAGTGATCCTGAAGTTTCCGCTTAATACGAAAATTGAGAAGTTGCGCTAG
- a CDS encoding bile acid:sodium symporter family protein, with amino-acid sequence MSKIFDTAKKAGLDGFMLALLSMIFLAWLWPYPGMKDSPVPLSKISTIAVSIIFFFYGLRLSPEKLRVGLINWKLHVMVHISTFVLFPLLALAFRPLFKTDESQTLWLAIFFLTALPSTVSSSVVMVSIARGNIPAAIFNASISSLIGVFITPLWMGLVMDAGPGHFDLLSVVGKLSLQVLLPVCAGIALNKKWGHYAEEHKKYIRYFDQSSILLIVYTSFCESFGEHLFSSLGIKEIVFLGIGMMSLFFGIYFLLTFISNLLHFNREDRVTAVFCGSKKSLVQGAVMSKVLFPGAQAGLMLLPIMIYHALQLIAASIIAQRMAREEEGQKQIFN; translated from the coding sequence ATGAGTAAAATATTTGATACAGCCAAAAAAGCGGGTCTGGACGGTTTTATGCTGGCTTTGCTGAGTATGATTTTCCTGGCGTGGCTCTGGCCTTATCCTGGAATGAAAGACAGTCCGGTGCCACTTTCCAAGATTTCCACCATTGCCGTTTCTATCATTTTTTTCTTTTACGGACTGAGGTTAAGCCCGGAAAAGTTGCGCGTCGGGCTCATTAACTGGAAGTTACACGTGATGGTGCATATCTCCACTTTTGTGCTTTTCCCACTGCTGGCCCTGGCCTTTCGTCCTTTATTCAAGACGGACGAAAGTCAGACGCTCTGGCTCGCCATTTTTTTTCTTACCGCGCTTCCATCCACCGTTTCATCGTCCGTCGTTATGGTTTCGATTGCTAGGGGAAACATTCCGGCCGCCATTTTCAACGCCAGCATATCGAGCCTGATCGGCGTCTTCATCACGCCGCTTTGGATGGGTTTGGTGATGGATGCAGGACCCGGGCATTTTGATCTGCTTTCAGTAGTAGGAAAGTTGTCCTTACAAGTATTATTACCAGTTTGTGCAGGCATTGCATTGAACAAAAAATGGGGACACTACGCGGAAGAGCACAAAAAATACATCCGTTATTTCGATCAATCTTCTATTTTGCTGATTGTTTACACTTCTTTTTGTGAATCATTCGGGGAGCACTTGTTTAGTTCACTGGGAATAAAAGAAATTGTATTTTTAGGGATAGGAATGATGAGTTTGTTTTTCGGGATCTATTTTCTGTTGACCTTCATCAGCAACCTTTTACATTTCAATCGGGAAGATCGGGTAACGGCTGTTTTTTGTGGTTCAAAAAAATCCCTTGTTCAGGGAGCGGTGATGTCAAAAGTGCTGTTTCCGGGGGCCCAGGCAGGTTTAATGCTTTTGCCTATCATGATTTACCACGCGCTTCAATTGATTGCGGCGAGTATCATCGCGCAGCGGATGGCAAGGGAAGAAGAGGGGCAGAAGCAGATTTTCAATTAA
- a CDS encoding glycoside hydrolase family 16 protein yields MPAQAQWKLVWADEFEKDGAPNPEVWQPEQGFTRNREAQWYQAQNAYCKNGYLIIEARQEKLKNPNYVPNSSNWKENQEYAAYTSASIITKNKQSWQYGRFEMKGRIDTQLGLWPAFWTLGEKGEWPDNGEIDIMEFYQGMLLANLAWGSTERYKPIWNSVKLPVKDFNDPEWSQKFHVWRMDWDEKSIKIYLDDKLINSQDLDQATNAEQTAMHPFRHPHYILLGLALGGDNGGDLSKTTFPAKFEVDYVRIYQKE; encoded by the coding sequence ATGCCTGCACAAGCGCAATGGAAGTTGGTCTGGGCTGATGAATTTGAAAAAGACGGCGCCCCGAATCCGGAAGTGTGGCAGCCCGAACAGGGTTTTACCCGCAATCGCGAAGCGCAATGGTACCAGGCTCAAAATGCTTATTGCAAAAATGGTTATCTCATCATCGAAGCCAGGCAGGAAAAACTCAAAAACCCCAATTACGTGCCGAATAGCAGCAACTGGAAAGAAAATCAGGAATATGCTGCGTACACTTCCGCCAGCATTATTACTAAAAACAAGCAAAGCTGGCAGTATGGGAGGTTCGAAATGAAGGGCAGGATCGACACGCAACTGGGTTTGTGGCCGGCGTTCTGGACATTGGGTGAGAAAGGGGAATGGCCGGATAATGGTGAAATTGACATTATGGAATTTTATCAGGGAATGTTGCTCGCTAACCTCGCTTGGGGATCGACAGAGCGTTACAAACCTATTTGGAATTCAGTAAAATTGCCGGTTAAAGACTTCAATGATCCCGAATGGTCTCAAAAATTCCATGTGTGGCGGATGGATTGGGATGAAAAATCGATCAAAATCTATTTAGACGATAAGCTGATCAATTCACAGGATCTGGACCAGGCGACCAATGCGGAACAAACCGCAATGCACCCTTTCCGGCATCCGCATTACATATTACTGGGCCTTGCCCTGGGCGGCGACAATGGCGGCGACCTCTCGAAAACGACATTCCCTGCCAAGTTTGAAGTCGATTACGTCCGCATTTACCAGAAAGAATAG
- a CDS encoding PepSY-associated TM helix domain-containing protein, which produces MKKLIGKLHLYLGLASGIVVFVVAITGCILAFEHEIKRFTQPYMFVEPPASNAKVLPPSVLQASAEKMLPGKKANGVLYGIPTRNAEVGFYNANPEYYYVVYVNPYTAQVQHVWNEEGDFFHFILHGHYYLWLPPTIGQPVVASATLIFLIMLISGLVLWWPKNKSAAKQRFSVKWDAAWRRKNYDLHNVFGFYVLSIGFLLGFTGLVWGFKWFSQGLYNVTGGKGSDEYYIPASDSTLLTGAFTPITAVDKVWLALKKEYPVNEGMNISIPHTKSESIFSFVNFRAGTYYNVDYNYFDQYSLKKIKMTGPYAGRYKDADFANTLRRMNYDIHVGAILGLPGKIIVFLASLICASLPVTGTIIWWGRRKKQSRKVKKSTRSLKPDLVSR; this is translated from the coding sequence ATGAAAAAACTGATCGGGAAATTACATCTTTACCTTGGTCTGGCGTCCGGGATTGTGGTTTTTGTGGTAGCCATAACCGGTTGTATCCTTGCTTTTGAGCATGAAATTAAGCGCTTCACACAGCCTTACATGTTCGTGGAGCCGCCAGCCAGTAATGCAAAAGTTTTACCGCCGTCGGTTTTACAAGCCAGCGCAGAAAAGATGCTTCCCGGTAAAAAGGCGAACGGCGTGCTTTACGGCATTCCGACGCGCAATGCCGAAGTTGGGTTTTACAATGCTAATCCTGAATATTATTATGTAGTTTATGTCAATCCGTATACTGCGCAGGTGCAGCATGTCTGGAATGAGGAAGGCGATTTTTTTCACTTTATCCTGCACGGACATTATTACTTGTGGCTCCCGCCTACGATTGGCCAGCCTGTTGTGGCGTCTGCAACATTGATTTTTCTGATCATGCTGATCAGTGGACTGGTGTTGTGGTGGCCAAAAAATAAATCAGCTGCAAAACAGCGTTTCTCGGTTAAATGGGACGCTGCGTGGAGGCGGAAAAATTATGATTTGCACAATGTCTTCGGCTTCTATGTCTTGTCAATTGGCTTCTTACTAGGCTTTACAGGGTTAGTGTGGGGTTTCAAATGGTTTTCCCAGGGACTTTACAATGTGACCGGCGGTAAAGGTTCGGATGAATATTACATTCCTGCTTCGGATTCCACCTTACTAACCGGCGCGTTTACGCCCATAACGGCTGTCGACAAAGTCTGGCTTGCATTAAAAAAGGAATATCCTGTCAATGAAGGGATGAACATTTCCATTCCACATACAAAATCAGAGTCAATCTTTTCATTCGTGAATTTCAGAGCCGGGACATATTATAATGTCGACTATAATTATTTTGACCAATATTCCCTCAAGAAAATCAAAATGACGGGACCTTATGCCGGGCGTTATAAGGATGCCGACTTCGCAAATACATTACGCAGAATGAACTATGACATTCACGTGGGTGCCATTTTAGGACTTCCGGGCAAGATCATCGTTTTCCTGGCCAGCCTCATTTGCGCCAGTTTACCTGTAACAGGGACCATTATCTGGTGGGGCAGACGGAAAAAACAGTCCAGAAAGGTCAAGAAAAGCACACGTTCATTGAAGCCGGATCTGGTAAGCCGTTAG
- the can gene encoding carbonate dehydratase translates to MEQYKRLLTFNKGWAAKQLDLDESYFENLAKDQKPDFLWIGCADSRVPAEDLTGSQPGEMFVHRNVANLVVHTDMNMLSVLQYAVEVLKVKHILVVGHYQCGGVRAAMTNDDFGLINKWLRNIKDVYDKHESELEAIEDKKARFDRLVELNVTEQVKNLSKTDIIQKAWQKGQSVHLHGWVYGIHDGILKPIIDMPPGTEVTGIYKYQFD, encoded by the coding sequence ATGGAACAATACAAAAGGCTCCTCACGTTCAATAAGGGGTGGGCTGCCAAACAATTGGATCTGGACGAATCCTATTTTGAAAATCTTGCAAAAGATCAAAAACCAGATTTTTTATGGATTGGCTGTGCCGACAGCCGCGTTCCCGCGGAAGACCTTACCGGCTCGCAGCCGGGTGAAATGTTTGTGCATCGTAATGTCGCCAACCTCGTTGTGCACACGGACATGAATATGCTAAGCGTGCTTCAGTATGCCGTGGAGGTCCTCAAAGTAAAGCACATTCTCGTTGTAGGACATTATCAGTGTGGCGGGGTGAGAGCAGCAATGACGAACGACGACTTTGGACTGATCAATAAATGGCTTCGTAATATCAAAGATGTTTATGACAAGCATGAGTCTGAACTTGAAGCAATTGAGGACAAAAAAGCCCGTTTCGACAGGCTTGTTGAACTGAATGTAACGGAGCAGGTGAAAAACTTGTCTAAGACAGACATTATACAGAAAGCATGGCAAAAAGGGCAGTCTGTACACTTGCACGGGTGGGTTTACGGGATTCATGATGGCATTTTGAAACCTATCATCGACATGCCGCCAGGCACCGAGGTCACCGGCATTTATAAATATCAGTTTGATTAA
- the ileS gene encoding isoleucine--tRNA ligase, giving the protein MKYNEYKKLSYPQIGDEVLKFWKDKKIFEASVETREGAPSFTFFEGPPSANGTPGIHHVMARSIKDIFCRYKTLQGFQVKRKGGWDTHGLPVELQVEKELGITKEDIGKTISVEEYNEKCRQTVMKFTDQWNDLTEKMGYWVDLEDPYITYKSEYIESLWNLLKKLYDKGLLYKGYTIQPYSPAAGTGLSSHELNMPGTYKDVKDTTIVAMFKVKAAETSQVFGDLGSLDIRILAWTTTPWTLPANSALTVGANINYVLVKTFNPYTHAPVAVVLAKDLIPKYFSEKGRDGNFEGYEASDKKLLPWTILREFKGKDLEGIEYEQLLPYVQPEKPAFRVILGDFVTTEDGTGVVHTSPTFGADDFRVAQANGIPAIMVKDETGKEVPIVDRQGRFVKEITDYAGRYVKPEYYSEEEQNDPEFRATDVLIAIRLKEEGKAFKVEKYEHPYPHCWRTDKPVLYYPLDSWFIRTTAMKDRLVELNKTINWKPESTGTGRFGNWLENLVDWNLSRSRYWGTPLPIWRNDHGDEVCVGSIEELKDLLEEALLSEHLTREQATTNSDYLLKLENGDFDLHRPYVDNIVLVSKKGNVMHREPDLIDVWFDSGAMPYAQWHYPFENQEIFNQSYPADFISEGVDQTRGWFFTLHAIAGMLFDSVAFKNVVSTGLVLDKNGNKMSKRLGNAVDPFATLSKYGPDATRWYMITNAEPWDNLKFNIDGIAEVQRKFFGTLVNTYNFFALYANLDGYEFHETNSVPIEKRTELDRWILSKLNTLVKEVGEQFDDYNPTKAGRLVQDFVTDQLSNWYIRLNRRRFWNPSQDSAAGLTEDKQAAYETLQHCLVTVSQLMSPIAPFFGEWLYKNLTDGDRTASIANNTGHQYESVHLTHWPKIEAEYVDLDLEAAMEQAQTISSLVHSIRKGHKIKVRQPLSKILIPVLNDNTKRQIEQVKAIILSEVNVKTIEFVHDDSGILIKKIKPNFKTLGPKFGPKMKEVAAAISAMDEAAIKEIEKTGAITLNGATSPMEIALTDVEIHAEDVPGWLVASEGGLTVALDITITDDLRLEGIARDFVNRVQNLRKDSGYEVTDKIRITLQDNDTLLASAITANKDYICQEVQALELNLIHDLNGEANEIEMDEFLLKVKIEVVS; this is encoded by the coding sequence ATGAAATACAACGAGTATAAAAAACTGAGTTATCCGCAAATTGGAGACGAAGTTCTGAAATTCTGGAAAGACAAAAAGATATTTGAAGCGTCTGTTGAAACGCGCGAAGGTGCTCCGTCATTTACATTTTTTGAAGGGCCGCCTTCTGCTAATGGAACGCCTGGTATTCACCATGTTATGGCGCGTTCGATCAAGGACATTTTTTGCCGTTACAAAACATTGCAGGGCTTCCAGGTCAAGAGAAAAGGAGGCTGGGACACACACGGACTCCCGGTAGAATTACAGGTCGAAAAAGAGCTGGGCATCACGAAAGAGGACATTGGCAAAACCATTTCGGTTGAAGAATACAACGAAAAATGCCGGCAGACGGTGATGAAATTTACAGATCAATGGAATGATCTGACCGAGAAAATGGGTTACTGGGTTGATCTGGAAGATCCTTATATCACTTACAAAAGTGAATACATTGAAAGCCTTTGGAACTTACTTAAAAAGCTGTACGACAAAGGTTTATTATATAAAGGTTACACCATCCAGCCCTACTCTCCTGCGGCCGGAACCGGATTGTCGTCCCACGAGCTGAACATGCCTGGGACTTACAAGGATGTGAAGGATACGACCATTGTGGCCATGTTTAAGGTAAAGGCGGCTGAGACTTCCCAAGTCTTTGGAGACTTGGGAAGTCTTGACATCCGCATACTCGCCTGGACAACCACGCCCTGGACGCTTCCTGCGAACTCAGCATTAACAGTTGGTGCCAACATCAATTATGTATTGGTAAAAACCTTTAATCCTTACACCCATGCGCCGGTGGCCGTTGTGCTGGCGAAGGATCTGATCCCGAAATATTTCTCTGAAAAAGGCCGGGACGGTAATTTCGAAGGTTATGAAGCCAGCGATAAAAAATTGCTTCCCTGGACAATCCTGAGAGAATTCAAAGGAAAAGACCTGGAGGGCATTGAATATGAGCAGTTATTACCCTATGTACAGCCTGAAAAACCGGCATTCCGCGTAATTCTTGGTGATTTTGTGACTACTGAGGACGGCACGGGCGTAGTGCATACTTCTCCCACATTTGGTGCGGACGACTTCCGGGTGGCACAAGCCAATGGAATCCCAGCCATTATGGTGAAGGACGAAACCGGGAAAGAAGTGCCCATTGTGGACCGCCAGGGCCGTTTTGTAAAAGAAATCACCGATTACGCGGGTCGCTATGTGAAGCCTGAATATTATTCCGAAGAAGAGCAAAATGATCCGGAATTCCGGGCAACCGATGTGCTGATTGCGATCAGGTTAAAAGAAGAAGGGAAGGCATTCAAAGTTGAAAAATACGAGCACCCTTACCCACACTGCTGGCGTACGGACAAGCCCGTATTATATTATCCGCTCGATAGCTGGTTTATCAGGACCACTGCCATGAAAGACCGGCTGGTGGAACTGAACAAAACTATCAACTGGAAACCTGAAAGCACGGGAACAGGTCGTTTTGGCAACTGGCTGGAAAACCTGGTTGACTGGAACTTGTCGCGCTCACGTTACTGGGGAACTCCCCTGCCGATCTGGCGTAATGATCACGGCGATGAAGTTTGCGTGGGTTCCATTGAAGAATTGAAGGATTTGCTGGAAGAGGCTTTACTGTCGGAACATTTGACGAGAGAGCAGGCCACAACCAATTCTGACTATCTGCTCAAACTGGAAAATGGTGATTTCGACCTCCACCGGCCATACGTTGATAACATTGTGTTGGTTTCCAAAAAAGGAAATGTGATGCACCGAGAGCCTGATCTGATCGACGTTTGGTTTGATTCAGGTGCAATGCCTTACGCACAGTGGCATTATCCATTTGAGAATCAGGAGATATTTAACCAAAGTTATCCTGCTGATTTTATCTCAGAAGGTGTGGATCAAACGCGTGGCTGGTTCTTTACACTGCATGCAATTGCCGGGATGCTGTTTGATTCTGTGGCATTCAAAAATGTCGTTTCCACCGGGTTGGTTTTGGATAAAAACGGTAATAAGATGTCCAAACGTCTTGGTAATGCCGTTGACCCCTTCGCAACCCTTTCCAAATATGGGCCGGATGCTACCCGTTGGTATATGATCACCAATGCGGAGCCCTGGGACAACCTTAAATTCAACATTGACGGCATCGCAGAAGTGCAGCGCAAATTCTTTGGCACGTTGGTTAACACATATAATTTCTTTGCCTTATATGCCAATCTGGACGGTTATGAGTTCCATGAGACTAATTCTGTGCCGATTGAAAAACGCACCGAGCTGGATCGCTGGATCCTTTCCAAGCTAAATACATTGGTTAAAGAAGTGGGTGAGCAATTTGACGATTATAACCCAACAAAAGCCGGACGTCTTGTTCAGGACTTTGTTACGGACCAGCTTTCGAACTGGTATATCCGCCTCAACCGCCGCCGTTTCTGGAACCCGTCACAGGATTCAGCAGCAGGCTTGACCGAGGACAAGCAAGCCGCTTACGAGACATTGCAACATTGCCTCGTAACGGTTTCGCAATTGATGTCACCCATCGCTCCATTTTTTGGAGAATGGTTGTACAAAAACCTGACGGACGGCGACCGTACGGCATCCATTGCCAACAATACCGGGCATCAATACGAATCCGTTCATTTGACTCACTGGCCAAAAATCGAGGCAGAGTATGTTGATCTGGATCTGGAAGCTGCTATGGAGCAGGCGCAAACAATCAGTTCACTGGTCCACTCGATCCGTAAAGGGCATAAGATTAAAGTGCGTCAGCCACTGTCCAAGATCTTGATCCCTGTTTTAAATGATAATACCAAACGCCAGATCGAGCAGGTTAAGGCGATTATTTTGTCCGAGGTCAATGTGAAGACCATTGAGTTCGTACATGATGACAGCGGGATTTTGATCAAAAAAATAAAGCCTAACTTCAAAACGCTCGGACCAAAATTCGGTCCGAAAATGAAGGAAGTGGCGGCAGCGATTTCTGCAATGGACGAAGCCGCGATCAAAGAGATTGAAAAAACCGGTGCTATAACCTTGAACGGAGCAACGTCGCCCATGGAAATCGCGCTTACCGACGTTGAGATCCATGCAGAGGATGTTCCGGGCTGGTTAGTTGCCAGCGAGGGCGGCCTAACCGTAGCGCTTGACATCACCATTACAGATGACCTTCGCCTGGAAGGCATTGCACGGGATTTTGTAAACCGTGTCCAGAACCTGCGCAAAGACAGCGGCTATGAAGTAACAGATAAAATCAGGATCACATTGCAGGACAACGACACCCTGCTGGCCAGCGCCATAACTGCCAATAAAGATTACATCTGCCAGGAAGTGCAGGCATTGGAATTAAACCTCATTCACGACCTCAATGGCGAAGCGAATGAGATTGAAATGGATGAGTTTTTATTGAAGGTTAAGATTGAGGTTGTTTCGTAA
- a CDS encoding DUF6934 family protein produces the protein MQYEAYPFIYNAENTRFQFQSIGRRGVFEKVVFITPISDEVYNLSLVDYNVASGEYSDQTITDNGDMPEVLATVLKAIEAFLDTQPDKAIYFEGSSFTRTRLYQIAITKVFDHDKSQFLIFGRKGETWLLFEPNVNFEGFLIRKKP, from the coding sequence ATGCAATACGAGGCATATCCATTCATATATAATGCCGAGAACACCCGCTTTCAATTTCAAAGCATAGGGAGGCGGGGTGTTTTCGAAAAGGTTGTATTTATCACGCCCATTTCTGATGAAGTCTATAATCTATCCCTGGTTGATTACAATGTTGCATCGGGAGAATATAGCGATCAAACGATAACAGACAATGGCGATATGCCGGAAGTGCTTGCCACTGTGTTAAAAGCAATCGAAGCATTCTTAGATACACAACCTGATAAGGCCATTTACTTCGAGGGAAGCTCCTTCACACGAACACGATTATATCAGATCGCAATAACAAAGGTCTTTGATCATGATAAGTCCCAGTTTTTAATTTTTGGTCGAAAAGGTGAAACTTGGTTACTCTTCGAACCTAATGTCAACTTTGAAGGTTTTTTAATTAGAAAAAAGCCTTAA
- a CDS encoding 3-hydroxyacyl-CoA dehydrogenase — protein sequence MQLKNATALITGGASGLGEATARLFIESGANVLVLDLNEAAGLALQFEFPERIKFLKTDVSSESDVQNAVDFALEAFGSINIVVNCAGIAPARKIVGKADGIYGPHSFALFEKTIKTNLIGTFNVMRLAAFAMERNVPNDEGERGVIINTASVAAYDGQMGQVAYAASKGGIVSMTLPVARDLAKSGIRVMAIAPGLFETPLLLSLPEEARISLAQQIPFPSRLGRPSEYALLAKSIVENPMLNGEVIRLDGAIRMGLK from the coding sequence ATGCAGCTAAAAAACGCAACAGCACTAATAACAGGCGGGGCTTCGGGCCTTGGCGAGGCGACTGCGCGTTTGTTTATCGAATCGGGGGCGAATGTTCTTGTGCTTGACTTAAATGAGGCCGCCGGGCTGGCATTACAATTTGAATTTCCTGAAAGAATCAAATTTCTGAAAACTGACGTTTCCAGCGAAAGTGATGTGCAAAATGCCGTCGATTTTGCGCTGGAAGCATTTGGTTCTATAAACATTGTCGTTAACTGCGCTGGCATTGCACCCGCCCGGAAGATTGTCGGGAAGGCAGACGGAATTTACGGGCCGCATTCATTTGCGCTTTTTGAAAAAACGATTAAAACCAATTTGATCGGCACATTCAATGTAATGCGATTGGCTGCGTTTGCGATGGAGCGAAACGTTCCAAACGATGAAGGCGAACGGGGCGTAATCATTAACACGGCCTCCGTTGCCGCATATGATGGCCAAATGGGGCAAGTTGCTTATGCCGCTAGCAAAGGCGGAATTGTGAGTATGACTTTACCAGTTGCGAGAGATCTTGCAAAATCCGGGATCAGGGTTATGGCAATTGCACCGGGGCTTTTCGAGACACCGCTCCTGCTAAGCCTTCCCGAAGAGGCGCGGATTTCACTGGCACAGCAAATTCCATTTCCCTCCCGACTGGGTCGTCCTTCCGAATATGCATTACTGGCAAAATCTATTGTTGAAAATCCTATGCTGAATGGCGAGGTGATTCGTCTGGACGGGGCTATTAGAATGGGGCTGAAATGA
- a CDS encoding DeoR/GlpR family DNA-binding transcription regulator, whose product MLKEERFQLILDRLNIEQKVYLPGLSVMLNVSEDTVRRDIKELADQGLLKSVRGGAVPHSPGPHHFRDRILHDNEQKQIIAKKALNFLKDGQLVIFDGGTSAMLIAKSLPRDIRLTVVTNSFPIASILEEHEHVEVLFAGGRLLKNSFVTIGNDTIQFLKKFRADICLLGICSIHTHLGVTGPDYEESEVKRVMIECSKEVIALASVEKLATAEAHYVCPAEQLSMIITDQPADKEAFKIYTDIGIRMV is encoded by the coding sequence ATGTTAAAAGAGGAGCGGTTTCAACTCATATTAGATCGGCTTAATATCGAGCAGAAAGTATATCTGCCGGGATTGAGCGTAATGTTGAATGTATCCGAGGATACGGTTCGCAGGGACATTAAAGAACTTGCAGATCAAGGGCTTTTGAAATCGGTTAGGGGAGGAGCAGTGCCGCATTCGCCTGGTCCCCATCATTTCAGGGACAGGATTTTACATGACAATGAGCAAAAGCAAATCATTGCAAAAAAGGCGCTCAATTTCTTAAAAGATGGTCAGCTCGTCATTTTTGATGGCGGGACATCAGCAATGCTCATTGCCAAGTCTTTGCCGAGAGACATTCGCTTGACAGTAGTGACAAACAGCTTCCCTATTGCTTCCATACTGGAGGAACATGAGCACGTTGAAGTGCTGTTTGCAGGCGGGCGGTTGTTAAAAAATTCATTCGTAACGATTGGCAATGACACCATTCAGTTTTTAAAGAAATTCCGCGCGGATATTTGTTTGCTCGGGATATGCAGTATTCATACGCACCTGGGCGTTACAGGGCCGGATTATGAAGAAAGTGAAGTAAAAAGGGTCATGATTGAATGCTCCAAAGAAGTGATAGCCCTTGCTTCCGTAGAGAAACTGGCGACGGCGGAAGCACATTATGTCTGCCCGGCTGAGCAGTTATCGATGATCATTACCGATCAGCCGGCAGACAAAGAAGCGTTCAAGATCTATACCGATATTGGAATCCGGATGGTTTGA
- a CDS encoding 5' nucleotidase, NT5C type, with product MKKSIAIDMDNVIVDIETNWINWYEREFGVKIDKKELLGIPEDDAFPDPVAARSLIYKTGFFRNAPIIDGAQEALLKLQENFDIFIVSAAMEFPNSLPEKYDWLNEHFPFISWKNIVFCGDKRIIDTDYLIDDHLKNLDFCKGTPILFTASHNVNVTKHKRVNNWEEALALLEAEN from the coding sequence ATGAAAAAGTCGATTGCCATTGACATGGATAATGTCATCGTTGATATTGAAACGAACTGGATCAACTGGTATGAAAGGGAGTTTGGAGTCAAAATTGACAAAAAAGAGCTCCTGGGCATTCCCGAAGACGATGCTTTCCCAGATCCAGTTGCCGCAAGGAGCTTGATCTACAAAACAGGCTTTTTCAGAAATGCACCAATTATCGACGGAGCGCAGGAAGCACTGTTGAAGTTGCAGGAAAATTTCGATATTTTCATTGTTTCAGCCGCCATGGAATTCCCGAATTCCCTACCCGAAAAATACGATTGGCTCAACGAACATTTTCCATTCATTTCCTGGAAGAACATCGTTTTCTGCGGCGACAAAAGAATCATCGACACTGATTATCTCATTGATGACCATTTAAAAAACCTCGATTTCTGCAAAGGAACACCGATCCTCTTCACCGCAAGCCACAATGTGAATGTGACAAAGCATAAGCGAGTGAATAACTGGGAAGAGGCGCTGGCGCTGCTGGAAGCCGAAAATTGA
- a CDS encoding type II toxin-antitoxin system PemK/MazF family toxin: MEKYLKGEVVVIPFPFSDLSGSKRRPALVIADLDGSDILLCQITSQNSKDKHAIPLILKDFVSGSLPIDSYIRPARIFTADKSIIVRKAGMVNVAITTKLTQSIIDIIA, encoded by the coding sequence ATGGAAAAATATTTAAAAGGAGAGGTTGTTGTCATTCCATTTCCTTTTTCAGATCTATCCGGCTCCAAACGGAGACCGGCGCTTGTCATTGCGGATTTGGATGGAAGCGACATTTTGTTGTGCCAAATCACATCACAAAACTCGAAGGATAAACATGCTATTCCCTTGATTCTGAAAGATTTTGTGAGCGGCTCCCTGCCCATTGACAGCTACATCAGGCCTGCCCGGATCTTTACTGCGGATAAGAGTATCATTGTACGAAAAGCAGGTATGGTAAACGTTGCAATAACTACAAAGCTTACTCAGAGCATTATTGATATTATTGCCTAG